One window of the Syngnathus typhle isolate RoL2023-S1 ecotype Sweden linkage group LG21, RoL_Styp_1.0, whole genome shotgun sequence genome contains the following:
- the LOC133145560 gene encoding CD9 antigen-like isoform X2: protein MGFLQCIKYLVFIFNFLFWLAGTGVLAVGLWLRFDTRTSALFEGEDSPSVFFTGVYILIAAGALMMVVGFLGCCGAIKESPCMLGLFFMFLLLIFAAEVAAGIWGLSNTERVVEEVTEFYKQTYNNYKDTRQEALKETLRLIHFGLNCCGPTGTVIDAAKDICPKKEGLEVLITTSCPAAIEEVFNNKLHIIGGVGIGIGVIMIFGMIFSMMLCCAIKRSRDFV, encoded by the exons ATGGGCTTTCTGCAGTGCATCAAGTACCTGGTGTTTATCTTCAACTTCCTCTTTTGG TTGGCCGGCACGGGCGTGTTGGCGGTGGGACTATGGCTGCGCTTCGACACCAGGACGTCGGCCCTTTTTGAGGGCGAGGACTCGCCCTCCGTCTTCTTCACGG GCGTGTACATCCTGATCGCGGCTGGCGCGCTGATGATGGTGGTCGGCTTCCTGGGCTGCTGCGGTGCCATCAAGGAGTCGCCATGCATGCTGGGATTG TTCTTTATGTTCCTGCTGCTGATTTTTGCGGCGGAGGTGGCGGCGGGCATCTGGGGCCTGTCCAACACGGAGCGGGTGGTGGAGGAGGTGACCGAGTTCTACAAGCAGACCTACAACAATTACAAGGATACCCGACAGGAGGCGCTCAAGGAGACGCTGCGCCTCATCCACTTTGGG CTGAACTGCTGCGGGCCCACCGGCACGGTCATCGACGCCGCCAAGGACATCtgccccaagaaggaggggctgGAGGTGCTCATCACCACG AGCTGCCCGGCCGCCATCGAGGAGGTCTTCAACAACAAGCTGCACATCATCGGCGGTGTGGGCATTGGCATCGGCGTCATCATG ATCTTTGGCATGATCTTCAGCATGATGCTCTGCTGTGCCATCAAGAGATCCAGAGACTTTGTTTAG
- the ndufa12 gene encoding NADH dehydrogenase [ubiquinone] 1 alpha subcomplex subunit 12, protein MAQYVNIVRRALGQLGGHGGVRGFLLQLFRVNDVKTGALIGVDKYGNKYYEDSKHYFFGRHRWVIYTTQMNGKNTLWEVDGSMVPAEWHRWLHCMTDDPPTTHPPEPKKFLAEVHQFNVSGTSQQYVPYSTTRKKIHEWVPPKAQ, encoded by the exons ATGGCGCAGTACGTCAACATTGTCCGAAGGGCTTTGGGACAACTGGGAGGTCACGGCGGTGTTCGAGGGTTTCTTCTTCAACTTTTCAG GGTCAACGACGTGAAGACAGGAGCCCTCATTGGTGTAGACAAATATGGCAACAAATATTACGAGGACTCGAAGCACTACTTCTTTG GACGTCATCGCTGGGTGATCTACACCACTCAGATGAATGGAAAGAACACTTTGTGGGAGGTGGATGGCAGCATGGTACCTGCCGAATG gCATCGCTGGCTCCACTGCATGACAGACGACCCCCCCACCACGCACCCGCCCGAGCCTAAGAAATTCCTTGCCGAGGTCCACCAATTCAACGTGAGCGGCACCTCGCAGCAGTACGTGCCCTACTCCACAACACGCAAGAAGATCCACGAATGGGTGCCCCCCAAAGCCCAGTGA
- the LOC133145557 gene encoding peroxisomal succinyl-coenzyme A thioesterase-like, translating into MLCFVLDRKSRLLPVLQEGSPNNPTLASVHEGNTKKTRLCTMSHTAPPPILSVAPRRALVDEVIRVRVDNLPPGAPVTLRCLHQSEDKDYWEAYGHYVSDATGSVSVADDVSLGGTYRGTEVMGLLWSMRPVPGSRTGLRLRKRNVCTPMAFTISLYDGHVDRDFGGRRPLAEDLMERWYMAPGVSRVEVKERGVRGTLFIPPGPGPFPGLLDMWGGGGGLLEYRSALLASHGYVSFALEYFAPGELASADLEFKYFETAFELVRRHPAVIPRKVGMFGLSMGALVAVNMAAESTVVKPACCVCISGSHYFPRKTHLSKVHQPIAPASRKGRMDEERNLIWRGISLPISSDLSCKTDVRRINCPVLLVIGQDDQNHPAAEYAEDMAQMMRSVGKEHLLTRLEYPDTGHLIEPPYSPHFRATNFMWKGKVTLLWGGRSKAHSDAQEDSWNKMLAFLRRHLYSQQVPQARM; encoded by the exons ATGCTATGTTTTGTTTTGGATAGGAAAAGTAGGCTTTTACCCGTTCTTCAGGAGGGAAGTCCAAACAATCCGACGCTAGCATCCGTACATGAAGGCAACACTAAGAAAAC ACGATTGTGCACCATGTCCCACACCGCCCCGCCACCCATTCTGTCGGTGGCGCCCAGGCGGGCCCTAGTGGATGAGGTGATCAGGGTGCGGGTGGACAATCTGCCTCCCGGCGCTCCGGTGACCCTGCGCTGCCTGCACCAGTCGGAAGACAAAGACTACTGGGAGGCTTACGGGCACTACGTGAGCGACGCCACGGGATCCGTGTCTG TTGCAGACGACGTGAGCTTAGGCGGAACTTACAGAGGAACAGAAGTTATGGGTCTGCTGTGGAGCATGCGGCCCGTTCCCGGGAGCCGCACGGGCCTCAG GCTGCGGAAGCGCAACGTGTGCACCCCCATGGCCTTCACCATCTCCCTGTACGACGGCCACGTGGACCGCGACTTTGGAGGCCGACGCCCCCTGGCCGAGGATCTGATGGAGAGGTGGTACATGGCACCGGGCGTCAGCAGGGTGGAGGTCAAGGAACGGGGCGTACGAGGGACCCTCTTCATCCCGCCAG GTCCAGGACCTTTTCCGGGGCTGCTGGACATGTGGGGAGGCGGCGGGGGCCTGCTGGAGTATCGCTCGGCCTTGCTGGCGTCGCACGGCTACGTCTCGTTTGCGCTGGAGTATTTTGCGCCCGGCGAGTTGGCGAGCGCCGATCTGGAGTTCAAATACTTTGAG ACGGCCTTTGAGCTGGTTCGGCGCCATCCGGCCGTCATTCCCCGCAAAGTGGGAATGTTTGGCCTTTCCATGGGCGCCTTGGTGGCCGTCAATATGGCGGCCGAGAGCACCGTCGTCAAG CCCGCCTGCTGCGTTTGCATCAGCGGCAGCCATTATTTCCCGCGCAAGACGCACCTCAGCAAAGTCCACCAGCCAATAGCCCC GGCCTCTCGCAAGGGGCGGATGGATGAGGAGCGGAATCTCATCTGGCGAGGCATCTCCCTGCCCATCTCCAGCGACCTGTCCTGCAAAACCGAC GTGAGGAGAATAAACTGTCCCGTCTTGCTGGTCATCGGCCAGGACGATCAGAATCATCCGGCTGCAGAGTATGCAGAGGAT ATGGCGCAGATGATGCGCTCGGTCGGGAAGGAGCACCTGCTGACCCGTCTGGAGTACCCCGACACGGGACACCTGATCGAGCCACCCTACTCGCCTCACTTCCGAGCCACCAACTTCATGTGGAAGGGCAAAG TCACCCTGCTGTGGGGCGGCCGGAGCAAAGCCCACTCGGACGCCCAGGAGGACTCGTGGAACAAGATGTTGGCCTTTCTGCGGCGACATCTCTACTCGCAGCAGGTTCCCCAAGCCAGGATGTGA
- the LOC133145560 gene encoding CD9 antigen-like isoform X1 — protein sequence MTALSSWELCVKYALFVFNFIFWLAGTGVLAVGLWLRFDTRTSALFEGEDSPSVFFTGVYILIAAGALMMVVGFLGCCGAIKESPCMLGLFFMFLLLIFAAEVAAGIWGLSNTERVVEEVTEFYKQTYNNYKDTRQEALKETLRLIHFGLNCCGPTGTVIDAAKDICPKKEGLEVLITTSCPAAIEEVFNNKLHIIGGVGIGIGVIMIFGMIFSMMLCCAIKRSRDFV from the exons ATGACGGCTCTGAGCAGTTGGGAGCTTTGCGTCAAGTACGCCCTCTTCGTCTTCAACTTTATCTTCTGG TTGGCCGGCACGGGCGTGTTGGCGGTGGGACTATGGCTGCGCTTCGACACCAGGACGTCGGCCCTTTTTGAGGGCGAGGACTCGCCCTCCGTCTTCTTCACGG GCGTGTACATCCTGATCGCGGCTGGCGCGCTGATGATGGTGGTCGGCTTCCTGGGCTGCTGCGGTGCCATCAAGGAGTCGCCATGCATGCTGGGATTG TTCTTTATGTTCCTGCTGCTGATTTTTGCGGCGGAGGTGGCGGCGGGCATCTGGGGCCTGTCCAACACGGAGCGGGTGGTGGAGGAGGTGACCGAGTTCTACAAGCAGACCTACAACAATTACAAGGATACCCGACAGGAGGCGCTCAAGGAGACGCTGCGCCTCATCCACTTTGGG CTGAACTGCTGCGGGCCCACCGGCACGGTCATCGACGCCGCCAAGGACATCtgccccaagaaggaggggctgGAGGTGCTCATCACCACG AGCTGCCCGGCCGCCATCGAGGAGGTCTTCAACAACAAGCTGCACATCATCGGCGGTGTGGGCATTGGCATCGGCGTCATCATG ATCTTTGGCATGATCTTCAGCATGATGCTCTGCTGTGCCATCAAGAGATCCAGAGACTTTGTTTAG